Proteins from one Gilliamella sp. ESL0443 genomic window:
- the fliI gene encoding flagellar protein export ATPase FliI has protein sequence MSVKVSFCTQWATKIDSAKQKLESASLIRQYGRLVKASGLVLEAIGLKLPLGSNCFVERQLDGKIQAVECEVIGFKGKTLYLMPFESTDGILLDARVYTSQYDLTHFSHKVLPIGMGLLGRVVDAMGKPLDGKPLPEDIEYEGLINKTLNPLTRTPIHQVLDVGIRAINALLTVGQGQRMGLFAGSGVGKSVLLGMMARYTKADIIVVGLIGERGREVKDFIENILGEEGLARSVVVAAPADVSPLLRLQGAAYATKIAEKFRDQGFNVLLIMDSLTRYAMAQREIALAIGEPPATKGYPPSVFAKLPALVERAGNDAEGKGAITAFYTVLTEGDDQQDPIADSARAILDGHIVLSRSLAESGHYPAIDIEASISRVMTELTKDEKKSRLFKQLFSSFQRNRDLINVGAYVAGTDPLLDKAITLFPDMQQFLQQGIYEHCSYQDAYQQLARIVDSNLGKNNGQSI, from the coding sequence ATGAGCGTTAAGGTGAGCTTTTGTACGCAATGGGCAACTAAAATTGATAGTGCTAAACAGAAATTAGAGTCTGCATCTTTAATTCGTCAATATGGTCGATTGGTTAAAGCGTCTGGTCTTGTTCTAGAAGCTATTGGTTTAAAACTACCATTAGGATCCAACTGTTTTGTTGAACGACAATTAGATGGCAAAATCCAAGCGGTTGAGTGTGAAGTAATTGGTTTTAAAGGAAAAACACTATACCTCATGCCGTTTGAATCAACAGACGGTATATTACTCGATGCAAGAGTTTATACATCACAATATGATTTAACACATTTTAGCCACAAAGTTTTACCAATTGGTATGGGGTTATTAGGCCGAGTTGTCGATGCAATGGGAAAACCTCTCGATGGCAAACCATTACCTGAAGATATCGAATATGAAGGATTAATTAATAAAACACTAAATCCGCTAACCCGAACACCAATTCATCAAGTTCTCGATGTTGGCATTCGTGCAATCAATGCATTATTAACCGTTGGTCAAGGTCAGCGAATGGGGCTTTTTGCAGGTTCAGGCGTTGGTAAAAGTGTTTTACTTGGCATGATGGCAAGATACACCAAAGCCGATATTATTGTGGTTGGTTTAATCGGTGAGCGAGGTCGAGAAGTAAAAGATTTTATTGAAAATATTTTAGGTGAAGAGGGCTTAGCTCGATCTGTTGTTGTTGCCGCGCCTGCTGATGTATCGCCATTATTACGTCTACAAGGTGCAGCCTACGCGACTAAAATTGCTGAAAAATTTCGTGACCAAGGATTTAATGTATTACTCATTATGGATTCATTAACACGATACGCCATGGCACAACGTGAAATAGCCTTAGCGATCGGTGAACCACCAGCGACTAAAGGATATCCTCCTTCAGTATTTGCAAAATTACCAGCATTAGTTGAAAGAGCCGGTAATGACGCTGAAGGCAAAGGCGCTATTACCGCTTTTTATACCGTGCTAACCGAAGGTGATGACCAGCAAGATCCTATCGCTGACTCAGCTAGAGCAATTCTCGACGGACATATTGTTTTATCCCGTTCTCTTGCTGAATCAGGTCATTATCCAGCTATTGATATTGAAGCATCAATAAGTCGCGTGATGACAGAACTAACCAAAGACGAAAAAAAATCACGGTTATTTAAGCAATTATTTTCAAGTTTCCAACGAAATCGTGACTTAATTAATGTTGGCGCTTATGTAGCAGGAACCGATCCTTTATTAGATAAGGCAATAACGCTTTTTCCTGATATGCAACAATTTTTACAACAAGGAATTTATGAACATTGTAGTTATCAAGACGCTTATCAACAGTTAGCAAGAATTGTTGATTCAAACTTAGGAAAGAACAATGGCCAATCAATATAA
- the fliJ gene encoding flagellar export protein FliJ, which translates to MANQYNGKFAFLTLKKLAEKSVDDKLIKLKNAHDNKRNAQSQLNVLNDYYNEYQQRLNKALSVGITGSELNNFNAFITAIEQGITQQKKLLLTLEIKQKQITNELNQSQKSLNTYTTLLDKQDKKRLLQQSRLQQKLTDEFAQQQLARRMLNEY; encoded by the coding sequence ATGGCCAATCAATATAATGGTAAATTTGCCTTTTTAACATTAAAAAAGTTAGCTGAAAAATCAGTCGACGACAAATTGATTAAATTAAAAAATGCGCATGATAATAAGCGTAATGCTCAATCACAACTAAATGTATTGAATGATTACTATAATGAGTACCAACAGCGCTTAAATAAAGCGTTATCAGTTGGCATTACAGGATCAGAACTGAACAATTTTAATGCTTTTATTACTGCTATTGAGCAAGGGATCACACAACAAAAAAAGTTATTGTTAACTTTAGAAATTAAACAAAAACAGATTACCAATGAGCTAAATCAATCACAAAAAAGTCTCAATACTTACACCACATTATTGGATAAACAAGATAAAAAACGACTGCTACAGCAAAGCCGTTTACAACAAAAATTAACCGATGAATTTGCACAGCAGCAGTTAGCAAGGAGAATGTTGAATGAATATTAA
- a CDS encoding flagellar hook-length control protein FliK: protein MNINQFSDIPLISPIELNEVSIIEDDFFQILLQFNEKQELGENNSLAKANILENKLDHQLDDQEEEDSDELFTLFPLTLQVDEEPIINNEHNHTEQPAIRELKINTTANDILLKAPVSDDITLNVDEKAAEILTIINSSEQVIIKPNKQTSLLTNDEHNISTNINSVKTSNQPLPTLTNTQNNNIDLPITNFDINHFEQEPTLLVHSPNQLTTSTPLIESQKTLNINLPMPMDITEWQKTLNEKISLVCRQGIQNAEIKLHPEELGSLHIKLAIVDDKMNLHMAVAHNMVKSVLESALPQLRTSLEEQGIMLEQTDISDFSMMNDSSSPYKQEFEIEQLMDDKNQTLHELDHPSNIVQSGLSIFA, encoded by the coding sequence ATGAATATTAATCAATTTAGCGATATCCCATTAATATCACCTATAGAATTGAATGAAGTATCAATTATTGAAGACGATTTTTTTCAGATTTTATTACAGTTTAATGAAAAACAAGAGTTAGGCGAAAATAATAGCCTAGCCAAAGCTAATATTCTCGAGAACAAACTCGATCATCAATTAGATGATCAAGAAGAGGAAGATAGTGATGAATTATTCACACTATTTCCACTAACTTTGCAAGTCGATGAAGAGCCCATAATTAATAATGAGCATAATCATACTGAACAGCCAGCAATACGTGAATTAAAAATTAATACTACAGCTAATGATATACTTTTAAAGGCACCAGTTTCTGATGATATAACACTCAATGTAGATGAAAAAGCAGCAGAAATTCTAACTATTATTAATAGTAGTGAACAAGTAATCATTAAGCCAAATAAACAAACGAGTTTGCTAACGAATGATGAACATAATATATCAACCAATATAAATTCAGTTAAAACCTCAAATCAACCATTACCAACTCTTACTAATACTCAAAATAATAATATCGATTTACCTATCACCAATTTTGATATTAACCACTTTGAACAAGAACCTACATTACTAGTCCATAGCCCAAATCAATTAACCACATCAACACCATTAATTGAAAGTCAAAAAACGTTAAATATAAATTTACCTATGCCAATGGATATTACTGAATGGCAAAAAACATTAAACGAAAAAATTAGTCTCGTTTGTCGTCAAGGTATCCAAAATGCGGAAATCAAATTACATCCTGAAGAATTGGGTTCGCTGCATATTAAATTGGCAATAGTTGATGACAAAATGAACCTTCACATGGCTGTTGCACATAATATGGTTAAAAGCGTGTTAGAATCAGCTTTACCGCAATTAAGAACTTCATTGGAAGAACAAGGTATTATGTTAGAGCAGACCGATATTAGTGATTTTTCAATGATGAATGACTCCTCATCACCTTATAAACAAGAGTTTGAAATAGAGCAATTAATGGACGATAAAAATCAAACACTTCATGAACTTGATCATCCATCAAACATTGTTCAATCAGGATTAAGTATTTTTGCCTAA
- a CDS encoding flagellar basal body-associated FliL family protein, whose product MQTTKKKISILNLVLILITLLATGFAAYLWLQDSPKTTPHVEPEVLSPVFLTLKPFTISLPPSKENLEINKILYVGMVLRVADEEQKTVLLDYLPEVRSDVLLLTSKQYVNNLKKESGKLELQEQIKMALSRQYDAKHSVKIDEVLFTDFIVR is encoded by the coding sequence ATGCAAACTACCAAGAAAAAAATAAGTATTTTAAATCTAGTACTTATTTTAATTACCCTTTTAGCAACAGGTTTTGCTGCTTATTTATGGTTACAAGATTCTCCTAAAACGACGCCCCATGTAGAACCAGAAGTGTTATCACCGGTTTTTTTAACATTAAAACCTTTCACAATTTCACTTCCACCATCTAAAGAAAATTTAGAAATCAATAAAATTCTATACGTTGGTATGGTGTTACGCGTCGCTGATGAAGAACAAAAAACCGTTTTATTAGATTATCTTCCTGAAGTAAGAAGTGACGTACTTTTGTTAACTTCAAAACAGTACGTTAATAATTTAAAGAAAGAGTCAGGCAAACTTGAATTACAAGAGCAGATAAAAATGGCATTATCTCGCCAATATGATGCAAAACATTCAGTAAAAATTGATGAAGTTCTATTTACTGATTTCATTGTAAGGTAA
- the fliM gene encoding flagellar motor switch protein FliM — MSDKLQPNTDKSESLHSQNNSASIKNDAEQNYHLQQSKRTEVKPYDISVKHSFIPERLTALEIINERFARQFRIGLFNLLRRNTDVITSPIEPQTFKEFSHVSATNHLNLVHLNPLRGSCLFSFSPELVFIVVDTLFGGDGHTTNVDTEVREFTHTEQEIIRRVLSLALTTYQSSWIDVYNIETEYIRSEVESKFTNITSSPDDVVLTSSFLVEIGNFKGTFCICIPYAMVEPIKELLIKPPIENQTHQDDNVWMSSLTSGIKQSTVELVANFTNIQTTVAKLLALKVSDILDIEKPTSLDVTIGGVPVLKGHYGSVNKQYAIQVDQISNPVLEQLNEGVFNE; from the coding sequence ATGTCTGATAAGCTTCAACCTAATACCGATAAAAGTGAATCTTTGCATTCACAAAATAATTCAGCCAGCATAAAAAATGATGCTGAGCAAAATTATCATTTACAACAAAGTAAACGGACTGAAGTTAAGCCTTATGATATATCAGTTAAACATAGCTTTATCCCAGAAAGACTAACCGCGTTAGAGATTATTAATGAACGCTTTGCACGTCAATTTAGAATTGGATTATTTAATTTATTACGCCGAAATACTGATGTTATAACCTCACCCATTGAACCCCAAACGTTTAAAGAGTTTTCACATGTTTCAGCAACCAATCATTTAAATTTAGTTCATCTTAACCCTTTGCGGGGAAGTTGCTTATTTTCATTTTCACCTGAATTAGTATTTATTGTTGTTGATACTCTTTTTGGTGGGGATGGCCATACTACTAATGTTGATACTGAAGTACGAGAGTTTACTCATACTGAGCAAGAGATTATTCGACGAGTATTAAGTCTTGCTTTAACAACTTATCAAAGCTCCTGGATTGATGTATACAATATTGAAACCGAATACATCCGCTCTGAAGTAGAAAGCAAATTTACCAACATTACCAGCTCGCCTGACGATGTTGTGTTAACTTCATCATTTTTAGTCGAAATTGGTAATTTTAAAGGAACATTTTGCATATGTATTCCTTATGCAATGGTTGAACCAATTAAAGAGCTATTAATTAAACCACCGATAGAAAACCAAACTCACCAAGATGATAACGTGTGGATGAGCTCACTGACGAGTGGTATTAAACAATCAACCGTTGAGTTAGTCGCAAACTTTACAAACATTCAAACAACTGTTGCCAAATTATTAGCATTAAAAGTCAGTGATATTTTGGATATCGAAAAACCAACAAGCCTTGATGTCACCATTGGCGGTGTACCAGTATTAAAAGGTCATTATGGTAGCGTCAATAAACAATATGCAATCCAAGTAGATCAGATAAGCAATCCAGTTTTAGAACAATTGAATGAAGGAGTGTTCAATGAGTGA
- the fliN gene encoding flagellar motor switch protein FliN: MKEAIFETLSPQPTDVKKQDINLILDIPVNLSVELGRTKMAIKDLLNLTQGSVIALDGLAGEPLDILINGYLIAQGEIVVVGDNYGVRITDIITPSERVRRLSR, translated from the coding sequence ATGAAAGAAGCTATTTTCGAAACCCTTTCACCACAACCAACAGACGTAAAAAAGCAAGATATTAACCTTATCCTAGATATTCCAGTTAATCTAAGCGTAGAACTTGGTAGAACCAAAATGGCCATTAAAGATCTTTTAAATTTAACTCAGGGTTCAGTTATAGCCTTAGACGGTTTAGCTGGTGAACCTTTAGACATCCTTATTAATGGCTATTTAATTGCGCAAGGTGAAATCGTTGTAGTTGGAGATAATTATGGAGTACGAATTACCGATATTATTACTCCATCAGAACGTGTTCGTAGATTAAGCCGTTAA
- the fliO gene encoding flagellar biosynthetic protein FliO: protein MTQTLSAIPVESSLYSQIGMAFFCVIAVILFLAWIIKRIGWKKSTKQFIDIKATYNISAKERILLVYVDHQLLVVGVTAQQMTLLHTINEQRTEMLLAEPAEVEQLSKSNLFNQILQSVLDKR from the coding sequence ATGACCCAAACTTTATCCGCCATTCCAGTAGAATCAAGCCTATATAGCCAGATCGGCATGGCATTTTTTTGTGTAATTGCTGTTATCTTATTTTTAGCATGGATAATAAAACGAATTGGTTGGAAAAAGTCTACGAAACAATTCATTGATATTAAAGCAACTTATAATATAAGTGCTAAAGAGCGCATTCTTCTGGTTTATGTTGATCATCAATTACTGGTAGTTGGTGTTACTGCACAACAAATGACATTACTGCATACCATAAATGAACAACGCACTGAAATGTTATTAGCTGAGCCCGCTGAGGTTGAGCAATTGTCAAAAAGTAACCTGTTTAATCAGATATTACAATCTGTGTTAGACAAGAGGTAA
- the fliP gene encoding flagellar type III secretion system pore protein FliP (The bacterial flagellar biogenesis protein FliP forms a type III secretion system (T3SS)-type pore required for flagellar assembly.) encodes MVRLIHIILLNVLFFSQCSFAQLSPLTIVSQTPYQEGQSWPLPVETLVFLTLLTFIPIILLLMTSFTRIIIVLGLLRSALGTQSAPPNQVIIGIALFMTFFIMSPTLDKIYQEAYVPYSKQQITMQEGLNEATKPLREFMLSQTRESDLGLFVNMSHTNEIQTREDIPLRILVPAFIVSELKTAFQIGFTLFIPFLVIDLVVASTLMALGMMMVPPATVSLPFKIMLFVLADGWHLLLGSLAQSFFS; translated from the coding sequence ATAGTGCGGTTAATACATATTATTTTGCTAAACGTACTGTTTTTTAGTCAATGTAGTTTTGCTCAATTATCACCATTAACAATTGTTTCTCAAACACCCTATCAAGAAGGACAAAGTTGGCCTTTACCTGTTGAAACCTTAGTCTTTTTAACTTTACTCACTTTTATCCCAATTATTCTACTACTAATGACGAGTTTTACTCGGATCATTATTGTATTAGGATTATTGCGAAGTGCACTTGGCACACAATCTGCACCACCTAATCAAGTGATAATAGGCATTGCGTTATTTATGACATTTTTTATCATGTCACCAACACTCGATAAAATATATCAAGAGGCGTATGTACCTTATTCGAAACAACAAATCACCATGCAAGAAGGGTTAAATGAAGCAACAAAACCGCTTCGTGAATTTATGCTCTCTCAGACTCGTGAAAGCGATTTAGGGTTATTTGTAAATATGTCTCATACGAATGAAATTCAAACTCGTGAAGATATCCCACTACGAATTTTGGTGCCGGCTTTTATCGTTAGTGAACTCAAAACCGCTTTTCAAATTGGCTTTACACTGTTTATTCCTTTCTTAGTAATTGATTTAGTTGTCGCCAGTACCTTAATGGCGTTAGGGATGATGATGGTGCCACCAGCAACGGTATCTCTACCATTTAAAATTATGTTGTTTGTATTAGCTGATGGCTGGCACTTACTATTAGGTTCGTTAGCACAAAGTTTTTTTAGTTAA
- the fliQ gene encoding flagellar biosynthesis protein FliQ translates to MPSEYISHFAIQAIKVAASLAGPLLIAALVTGLIISLLQAATQINEMTLSFIPKILAVILVLIILGPSMLTTMIDYIRLVITSIPNLTS, encoded by the coding sequence ATGCCATCTGAATATATTAGCCATTTCGCCATACAAGCCATCAAGGTTGCAGCATCGCTTGCTGGTCCTTTATTAATAGCGGCACTGGTCACAGGATTAATCATCAGTTTACTACAAGCAGCAACCCAAATTAATGAGATGACGTTATCTTTCATCCCAAAAATTTTGGCTGTTATTCTAGTATTAATTATTTTAGGTCCATCAATGCTAACCACAATGATCGACTATATTCGCCTTGTCATCACTAGCATTCCCAACCTAACAAGTTAA
- the fliR gene encoding flagellar biosynthetic protein FliR, which translates to MDLAIVDLLNIDFFAWVQSSFLPFVRILALIMVAPITGEKEVPNRVKIGLAILIVIVLPLPKLDDNLTLYSLMGIWIIAQQIMIGILIGFAIQLTFMTVRFSGELISMQIGLGMATFYDPISGPSTSVLSRLINIIAMLIFLSLDGHLWLLYGLANSFDIIPITVYPLKQNGYLALIEITGLLFNNGIMLALPLMTLLLIINLSLGLLNRFTPQLSIFVVGYPLTLLCGLTMLSYLFSALPLFVESILEQIFSTISRILIYLADVST; encoded by the coding sequence ATGGATTTAGCTATTGTCGATCTATTGAATATTGATTTTTTTGCTTGGGTTCAATCAAGTTTTCTCCCTTTTGTTCGTATTTTAGCTTTAATTATGGTCGCACCAATCACTGGCGAAAAAGAAGTACCAAACCGTGTAAAAATAGGTTTAGCAATACTTATAGTCATTGTGTTACCTTTACCAAAGTTAGACGACAACCTTACCCTTTATTCATTAATGGGCATCTGGATTATTGCTCAGCAAATCATGATTGGCATCCTAATTGGTTTTGCAATACAACTTACCTTTATGACGGTTAGATTTTCGGGGGAATTAATTAGTATGCAAATAGGATTAGGAATGGCCACTTTTTATGATCCTATCAGCGGTCCATCAACCTCGGTATTATCACGTTTAATTAATATTATTGCTATGTTGATATTTCTTAGTTTAGATGGTCATTTATGGTTACTTTACGGATTAGCTAACAGTTTTGATATCATTCCTATTACGGTCTATCCTTTAAAACAAAACGGCTATTTAGCCTTAATCGAAATAACGGGTCTATTATTTAATAACGGTATTATGTTGGCATTACCATTAATGACATTATTACTTATTATTAATCTGTCATTGGGCTTATTAAATAGATTTACACCACAACTATCAATTTTTGTGGTCGGCTACCCGCTTACATTATTATGTGGGCTAACGATGTTATCGTATCTATTTTCTGCTTTACCATTGTTTGTCGAATCAATTTTAGAACAGATCTTTTCAACAATTTCTCGCATCTTAATCTATCTTGCTGATGTATCTACTTAG
- a CDS encoding serine hydrolase, giving the protein MKKKFKLSFGLLVLAICSSASAEMAFPIPAIPQLDAEAYILMDAKSGEILAQYNAEQQRDPASLTKMMTSYVVGQALESGRIKNDDMVLVSKDAWATGNPVLKGSSLMFLEVGKTVSVSDLNKGIIIQSGNDACIAMAEHVAGSQGAFVNLMNEYAKKIGLQHTHFETVHGLDAPGQYTTAKDMALLGQALIRDLPKEYAIYKEKEFTYNLSKPQMNRNGLLWDTTLNVDGIKTGHTNAAGYNLVASAVDGNTRLISAVLGGRTFKGREEESKKLLTWGFRFFETANPVKPNDPLAIESIWYGDENKVKLGAINGAYITVPKGRSADVKVQYTIDDYIYAPITKGTAVGKIQFLLDDKVINEQSLVALENIEETGFFGGIWDWICLQFHKLFN; this is encoded by the coding sequence ATGAAAAAGAAATTTAAATTATCTTTTGGATTATTAGTGCTCGCAATATGTTCTTCTGCTTCTGCGGAAATGGCTTTTCCTATACCGGCTATTCCACAACTAGATGCTGAAGCGTATATCTTAATGGATGCCAAATCTGGCGAAATTTTAGCGCAATATAATGCGGAACAACAACGCGATCCAGCAAGTTTAACTAAAATGATGACAAGTTATGTTGTTGGTCAAGCCTTAGAATCAGGCCGAATTAAAAATGATGATATGGTATTAGTGAGTAAAGATGCGTGGGCAACAGGTAACCCAGTATTAAAAGGCTCATCATTAATGTTTTTAGAAGTCGGTAAGACTGTTTCGGTCTCTGATTTAAATAAAGGTATCATTATTCAATCGGGTAACGACGCATGTATTGCTATGGCTGAACATGTTGCAGGTAGCCAAGGTGCTTTTGTTAATTTGATGAATGAATATGCGAAAAAAATTGGATTACAACACACTCATTTTGAAACTGTGCACGGGCTTGATGCACCGGGTCAATATACCACAGCTAAAGATATGGCGTTGTTAGGTCAGGCTTTAATCCGTGACTTACCAAAAGAATATGCAATTTATAAAGAAAAAGAATTTACCTACAATCTTTCTAAACCTCAAATGAATCGTAATGGATTACTTTGGGATACTACATTAAATGTAGATGGCATTAAAACTGGACATACTAACGCAGCCGGTTATAACCTTGTTGCTTCTGCTGTTGATGGTAATACACGTTTAATTTCAGCGGTATTGGGTGGTCGAACATTTAAAGGTCGTGAAGAAGAAAGTAAAAAATTACTTACGTGGGGATTCAGATTCTTTGAAACGGCAAATCCAGTAAAACCCAATGATCCACTCGCGATTGAGTCAATTTGGTATGGTGATGAAAATAAAGTTAAATTAGGTGCGATCAATGGCGCTTATATCACAGTGCCGAAAGGTCGTTCAGCAGATGTTAAAGTGCAATATACCATTGATGATTATATTTATGCACCAATAACCAAAGGAACCGCGGTTGGTAAAATTCAATTTTTATTGGATGATAAAGTTATCAATGAACAATCTTTAGTTGCGCTTGAAAATATTGAGGAAACTGGATTCTTCGGCGGCATTTGGGATTGGATATGTTTACAATTCCATAAATTATTTAATTAA